Proteins encoded together in one Mercenaria mercenaria strain notata chromosome 18, MADL_Memer_1, whole genome shotgun sequence window:
- the LOC123538842 gene encoding serine protease inhibitor Cvsi-2-like yields the protein MRIVVYFVLFCIGYAAGETCMSLPECTKTSCKNGFEIHCVDTTCTCLSPSTGHTCITKYECFGNQLHVACGTDGTNWHCVDSKCRCY from the exons ATGAGGATTGTTGTATATTTTGTGCTTTTTTGCATTG GATATGCCGCAGGTGAAACATGTATGAGTCTGCCCGAGTGCACTAAGACTTCGTGcaaaaatggttttgaaattCATTGTGTAGATACAACCTGTACATGTTTGTCGCCATCTACAG GACATACATGCATTACGAAGTACGAATGTTTCGGGAACCAGTTGCACGTAGCCTGCGGCACAGACGGTACAAACTGGCACTGTGTTGACTCAAAATGTCGCTGTTATTGA